Sequence from the Aquimarina sp. Aq107 genome:
ATAGCAAAATATCCTACGGTTACTCCTTCATACGAAGGGCAAAATAGAGAAGCAGGAAAATTTCTTGGTTCTTTAGGACCTGTTGGTCTTACTGCATTGGCATTAATATACATTACCATTGCGTTCACTTTTAGAAGTTATAGTCAGCCATTGTTACTACTGTTACTTATTCCATTGAGTCTTCCGGCTGTAGCTTTCGGTCATTGGATACATGGATTTCCTATAAATATATTATCCCTTTTAGGAATTATTGCCTTGATAGGTATTATGGTTAATGATGGATTAGTACTTATAGGGAAATTTAATAGCAATCTTAGAGCAGGAATGACTTTTGATAGTGCAATTTATGAAGCTGGAAAATCTCGTTTCCGAGCGATTTTCTTGACTTCTTTAACTACAATTGCAGGATTAGCACCATTAATTTTTGAAGAAAGTCGTCAGGCAAAATTCCTTATTCCTATGGCAATTTCGATAGCTTATGGAATCGGTTTTGCTACAGTACTTACATTATTAGTGTTACCATTGTTTCTATCATTTAGTAATACGTTGAAAGTAGGAACTAAGTGGTTAGTTACAGGAAATAAAATAACAAAAGAAGAAGTAGAACGTGCTATAAAAGAGCAAAAAGAGGAACATGAGGAGCAACATGAATTACAAGCATAAGTATATAGTAAAATTAATCTTGTTTTTGTTTTTGGTTAGTGGTAGTGTTTTTGCCCAAAAATTAACAAAACAAGAAGCTATTCGATTAACATTAGAGAATAATTATGGCATTCTGATAGCAACTAACAATATAGATGTAGCAAAAAATAATAAAGGGCTACTAAATTCTGGTTATTTACCGACGTTAGCAGCCAATGCAGGAGCAAATTACCAAGAAACAACTTCTAAAACATCATTTCCTGGAGCTATTAATCCAGATACAGGATTACCTAGAGAAGATATTGAAATTGATGGGGCCGAAACGCAACGATATAATGCTTCACTTAATTTTAATTATACATTGTTTGATGGTTTAGGCAGGTATTATAATTATAAAAGATTAAAAGAGCAGTATAATCTAACAGAATTACAGGCTAGAGAAACCATAGAGAATACTATGCTGCAATTGTTTTCTGTATATTATGAAATAGCAAGACTTACAGAAAATGAACAAGTTCTGGAAGAAACCCTTCGAATTTCTAAAGAACGAGTGACTAGGTCTACTTATCAGTTTGAGTATGGTCAAAATACTAAGCTAAATGTACTAAATGCAGAAGTTGATGTGGCAAATGATAGTATCAATTTATTGAATACAAGACAACAACTTGCTAATACCAAGCGAGACCTGAATGTGATTGTAGATAATGAATTAGAGAAACAATTTACGGTAGACACTATAGTAAAA
This genomic interval carries:
- a CDS encoding efflux RND transporter permease subunit; its protein translation is IAKYPTVTPSYEGQNREAGKFLGSLGPVGLTALALIYITIAFTFRSYSQPLLLLLLIPLSLPAVAFGHWIHGFPINILSLLGIIALIGIMVNDGLVLIGKFNSNLRAGMTFDSAIYEAGKSRFRAIFLTSLTTIAGLAPLIFEESRQAKFLIPMAISIAYGIGFATVLTLLVLPLFLSFSNTLKVGTKWLVTGNKITKEEVERAIKEQKEEHEEQHELQA
- a CDS encoding TolC family protein; this encodes MRSNMNYKHKYIVKLILFLFLVSGSVFAQKLTKQEAIRLTLENNYGILIATNNIDVAKNNKGLLNSGYLPTLAANAGANYQETTSKTSFPGAINPDTGLPREDIEIDGAETQRYNASLNFNYTLFDGLGRYYNYKRLKEQYNLTELQARETIENTMLQLFSVYYEIARLTENEQVLEETLRISKERVTRSTYQFEYGQNTKLNVLNAEVDVANDSINLLNTRQQLANTKRDLNVIVDNELEKQFTVDTIVKFISRLEIDSYLEKSVDNNVTLLQNESNIRISDYDIKVSKSGYLPTIGLTGSYGWNENRNPPSAFFPGNVADTYTLAGGLSLSWNLFDGGGTITRVKNAKIALDSQELAKIQVEQQVKRDIANALGNYDNRLKVYEIQQQNVATNENNFERSKERFNLGQITSIEFRQAQINLIQAQTNKTLAKYDAKLAELQLLQLTGQLLNIDF